A window of Formosa sp. Hel1_31_208 contains these coding sequences:
- a CDS encoding thioredoxin family protein yields the protein MKVRIPLLIAFMFYMTMTAQNLNKEIENEGNTPFLLGTINKAGLTSNNYNAWFSENYDAYNLEQNTINVLSSALKDFNITIFMGTWCGDSKREVPRFYKILEACNFSENQLRVVALSGQSNMYKQSPNHDEAGLNIHRVPTFIFYKNGKEINRIVEFPVETLEKDMYNIVTTNTYKSNYQIVATVHTILKYDGLKGLTKQSEKLVEEYEGNVSNMFELNTYGRVLYLKNQWDEAIEVFRLNNKLFPNNPRTFMSLANTISINGNPKLGRDILKKATVLFPENENLKENLENLNSMR from the coding sequence AGAAATTGAAAATGAAGGAAACACACCTTTTCTCCTCGGAACTATTAATAAGGCAGGTTTAACATCTAACAATTATAACGCATGGTTCTCTGAAAATTATGATGCGTACAATTTAGAGCAAAATACTATTAACGTGCTAAGTTCGGCATTAAAAGACTTCAATATTACAATTTTTATGGGAACCTGGTGCGGTGATAGCAAGCGCGAAGTACCTCGTTTTTACAAAATATTAGAGGCCTGTAACTTCTCAGAGAACCAATTACGGGTAGTTGCATTAAGCGGACAGTCAAATATGTACAAACAAAGTCCAAATCATGACGAAGCTGGTTTAAATATTCATCGCGTCCCTACCTTTATTTTTTATAAAAACGGAAAAGAAATTAATCGCATCGTTGAATTTCCGGTTGAGACTTTAGAAAAAGACATGTATAATATTGTAACTACAAATACCTACAAATCCAACTATCAAATCGTCGCTACAGTTCATACCATTCTCAAATATGATGGGTTAAAGGGTCTTACAAAACAAAGTGAAAAACTCGTCGAGGAATACGAAGGTAACGTAAGTAATATGTTTGAACTGAATACCTATGGTCGTGTATTATATTTAAAGAACCAGTGGGACGAAGCCATTGAAGTTTTTAGATTAAACAATAAATTGTTTCCTAATAATCCTAGAACTTTTATGAGTTTAGCCAATACTATTTCAATAAATGGAAACCCAAAGCTAGGTCGTGACATATTAAAAAAAGCAACCGTATTATTTCCTGAAAATGAAAATCTAAAGGAAAATTTAGAGAACTTAAATTCGATGCGCTAA
- the lysS gene encoding lysine--tRNA ligase translates to MQLSEQELVRRDKLAKLRDLGINPYPADLFPVDHTSKQVKDTFENGKKVIIAGRLMSRRIQGNASFAELQDSAGRIQVYFNRDEICTGDDKSKYNDIYKKLLDIGDFIGIEGELFTTKVGEKTVMVKDFTILSKALKPLPQPRVDSDGIVHDAFTDPEQRYRQRYADLVVNPQVKEVFVKRTKLFNAMRQFFNDAGYFEVETPILQPIPGGAAARPFTTHHNSLDIPLYMRIANELYLKRLIVGGFDGVYEFSKNFRNEGMDRTHNPEFTAMEIYVSYKDYNWMMHFCEQLLEHCAMAVNGTTEATFGEHQIDFKAPYPRVTMTDSIKHFTGFDITNKSETEIRQAARDMGVEVDETMGKGKLIDEIFGEKCEGNYIQPTFITDYPKEMSPLCKEHRENPELTERFELMVCGKEIANAYSELNDPIDQRERFEHQLKLAAKGDDEATEFIDHDFLRALEYGMPPTSGMGIGMDRLVMFLTNNQSIQEVLFFPQMRPERKQVEMTEDEKTVFTTLKSNSPIDLNTLKSQSGLSNKKWDKSIKGLTSKKVAKVVKNDDGLFVEMV, encoded by the coding sequence ATGCAGCTTTCAGAACAAGAATTGGTAAGACGAGATAAACTCGCAAAATTAAGAGACTTAGGCATTAATCCTTATCCTGCAGATTTATTCCCTGTAGACCATACATCTAAACAGGTGAAAGACACCTTTGAAAACGGAAAAAAGGTAATTATCGCTGGTCGTTTAATGTCACGTCGAATTCAAGGAAATGCAAGTTTTGCTGAACTCCAAGACAGTGCTGGAAGAATACAAGTGTATTTTAACAGAGACGAAATTTGTACTGGTGATGACAAGAGCAAATACAACGATATTTATAAAAAATTGCTAGATATTGGTGATTTTATTGGTATTGAAGGTGAACTATTCACAACTAAAGTTGGTGAAAAAACGGTCATGGTTAAAGACTTCACTATTTTAAGTAAAGCGCTTAAACCATTACCACAACCACGTGTGGATAGCGACGGCATAGTACATGATGCTTTTACTGATCCTGAACAACGTTACAGACAACGATATGCCGATCTTGTTGTAAATCCACAGGTCAAAGAAGTCTTTGTAAAACGTACAAAATTATTCAATGCCATGCGCCAATTTTTTAACGACGCTGGTTATTTCGAAGTAGAAACACCAATATTACAACCCATTCCTGGTGGTGCCGCAGCAAGACCATTCACTACGCATCACAATAGCTTAGACATTCCGCTCTACATGAGAATAGCCAACGAATTATATCTCAAACGATTAATTGTTGGTGGTTTTGATGGTGTTTATGAGTTCTCTAAAAACTTCAGAAATGAAGGTATGGATAGAACACACAATCCAGAATTTACAGCCATGGAAATCTATGTGTCTTATAAAGATTATAACTGGATGATGCACTTCTGTGAACAATTACTTGAGCATTGTGCTATGGCAGTAAATGGAACCACTGAAGCAACTTTTGGCGAACATCAAATTGACTTTAAAGCGCCTTACCCTCGCGTCACAATGACCGATTCAATAAAGCACTTTACAGGATTTGATATCACCAACAAATCAGAAACAGAAATTCGTCAAGCCGCCAGAGACATGGGAGTTGAAGTGGATGAGACAATGGGCAAAGGAAAGCTTATTGACGAAATTTTTGGCGAAAAATGCGAAGGCAATTACATACAACCAACCTTTATTACAGATTACCCAAAGGAAATGAGTCCGCTATGCAAAGAACATCGCGAGAATCCCGAATTGACAGAGCGTTTTGAATTAATGGTATGCGGAAAAGAAATTGCTAATGCTTACTCTGAATTGAATGACCCAATTGACCAACGCGAACGATTTGAGCACCAACTAAAATTGGCTGCAAAAGGCGATGATGAAGCAACTGAATTTATTGATCACGATTTCTTACGCGCCCTAGAATACGGCATGCCTCCTACCTCTGGAATGGGAATTGGTATGGACAGATTAGTGATGTTCTTAACCAATAACCAATCCATTCAAGAAGTACTCTTTTTTCCTCAAATGAGACCTGAAAGAAAGCAAGTGGAAATGACCGAAGATGAAAAAACGGTATTCACCACATTGAAATCAAATTCGCCTATCGATTTAAATACACTTAAGTCACAATCTGGGTTAAGTAATAAAAAATGGGACAAATCTATCAAAGGGTTAACCAGTAAAAAAGTGGCTAAAGTAGTCAAGAATGATGATGGTTTGTTTGTGGAAATGGTCTAA
- a CDS encoding fibronectin type III domain-containing protein, translated as MLKQTYLSILAVFLVFSCSNDDDLVAACNSVTNVTSNSITNNSATITWEEANTTALYTLEYGTSGFILGTGTTLSETNTTAELTGLEANTTYDVYIQTICSATNVSLYTDVYSFTTLAPNVIPEFRTNMSEMNLFVGNLGNLEVTPYAFEYDLNTRLFSDYAHKQRFIVLPPGEKLTYDGEGLPLFPDNSLIAKTFYYNNDERDLSLGTHIIETRILIKINGSWETGDYKWNEAQTEAVLDLNGSIVPVTWIDSEGLSNSINYAIPSDTDCFTCHRINTDKTPIGPKMRTLNFSVDGSNQLQSLIDNNLLEGLSDPSTVSILPKWDDAVNYTLEERARAYFDVNCAHCHIEGGYCEIQSTLRLDFERSLSESNIQNRRNSIINRMSFYSQGFSMPLIGTTIIHEEGVDLILDYLNTLE; from the coding sequence ATGTTAAAACAAACCTATCTTTCAATTCTAGCAGTGTTCTTAGTGTTTTCATGTAGTAATGATGACGATTTAGTTGCAGCTTGCAATAGCGTTACTAACGTGACCTCTAATTCCATTACCAATAACTCTGCAACGATCACATGGGAAGAAGCGAATACAACGGCTTTATATACGTTAGAATACGGTACTTCCGGATTTATTCTGGGCACAGGAACTACGCTTTCTGAAACCAATACCACAGCAGAACTTACTGGCTTAGAGGCGAATACAACTTATGATGTTTATATCCAAACCATCTGTTCAGCGACTAATGTGAGCCTATACACCGATGTTTATAGCTTCACAACACTAGCTCCAAACGTTATCCCTGAGTTTAGAACAAACATGTCTGAAATGAATCTGTTTGTCGGAAACCTTGGAAATTTAGAGGTAACGCCTTATGCTTTTGAATACGATCTTAATACCAGACTGTTTTCAGATTATGCCCACAAACAACGTTTTATCGTATTACCTCCTGGTGAAAAACTAACCTATGACGGAGAAGGGTTACCATTATTTCCTGATAATTCCCTTATTGCAAAAACGTTTTACTATAACAATGATGAACGTGACTTATCATTAGGAACTCACATCATAGAAACTAGAATTCTTATTAAAATTAATGGCTCTTGGGAAACAGGTGACTATAAATGGAACGAAGCTCAAACTGAGGCTGTTCTAGATTTAAATGGAAGTATTGTACCGGTCACATGGATTGATTCCGAGGGATTATCGAATAGTATCAATTATGCAATTCCATCAGATACAGATTGTTTCACCTGTCATAGAATAAATACAGATAAAACACCAATTGGACCAAAAATGAGAACCCTCAATTTTAGTGTTGACGGTAGTAATCAATTACAAAGTTTAATTGACAATAACCTTCTAGAAGGTTTATCAGACCCTTCAACAGTTAGCATATTACCAAAGTGGGACGATGCTGTGAATTATACTTTAGAAGAAAGGGCAAGGGCGTACTTTGATGTCAATTGTGCACACTGCCATATTGAAGGTGGATATTGCGAAATTCAATCTACATTGAGATTAGACTTTGAAAGATCCCTTTCCGAATCAAATATTCAAAATAGAAGAAATAGTATTATCAATAGAATGTCTTTTTATAGTCAGGGTTTTAGTATGCCATTAATTGGAACGACTATTATTCATGAAGAAGGTGTTGACCTAATTCTTGACTACTTAAACACACTGGAATAA
- a CDS encoding zinc-dependent metalloprotease, whose translation MKHLSFKLLLVVSLLFFAVSCSTAKKASKAKAATTAAKPPAKKPGKNDPKPYNKVITKDAKSDVGLFTVHQVDDKHYYEIPDSLFDREMLMVTRISKTANGLGFGGGKLSEQVLRWQKKDKKILLRMVSHQVVAADSLPVSEAVTNSNFEPVIATFPIKAFSKDSLNIVIDVTDLFSKDVKPLGFPQRRRQQYRITRLDGQLSYIESIKSYPTNIESRTVKTYSAGNPPSNSNTGAITLEINNSMILLPKVPMKRRMFDQRVGWFARGQVDYGLDAQESKTLRYLDRWRLEVRDEDIEKFKRGELVVPKKQIVYYIDRATPEQWRKYIKQGIEDWQVAFEAAGFKDAIIAKDPPTKEEDPEWSPEDARYSVVRYLASPIPNANGPHVSDPRSGEILESDINWYHNVMTLLRNWYFVQTAAINPDARSVAFKDEVMGRLIRFVSAHEVGHTLGLPHNMGSSVAYPVEKLRDPEFTRINGTAPSIMDYARFNYVAQPGDEGVALMPNIGIYDKYAINWGYRPILDAETAADEKKTLDSWILEHAGDPMYRFGRQQFGVIDPSSQTEDLGDDAVLASEYGIKNLKRIVPNLIEWTAEDGKNYDDLETMYGQVLGQFNRYMGHVASNIGGVYEHYKTYDQEGAVYTHVPKDHQKKAMKFIQDQLFSTPSWMLDTNIFNKIESAGSVERVRGIQSRTLNNMLDFGRMARMLENETINGSDAYGMYDMMKDLRRGLFSELRTGKKIDIYRRNLQRAYIERMEFIMTEEQNIPAAFRRFFGGTSVNVSQSDIRAVVRAELKSLRSSLRAARGGDAMSRIHIADAIERVNNILDPKN comes from the coding sequence TTGAAACACTTATCATTTAAACTACTTCTGGTAGTCTCGTTACTTTTTTTTGCTGTTTCATGCTCCACAGCAAAAAAAGCAAGTAAAGCAAAAGCAGCAACTACAGCTGCCAAACCACCAGCAAAAAAGCCTGGAAAAAACGATCCAAAACCTTATAACAAAGTTATCACTAAAGACGCTAAAAGCGATGTTGGCCTTTTTACAGTACACCAAGTTGATGACAAACATTACTATGAAATCCCTGACAGTCTTTTTGATAGGGAAATGTTAATGGTAACTCGTATCTCCAAAACAGCTAATGGCTTAGGCTTTGGCGGTGGAAAATTGAGCGAGCAAGTATTGCGCTGGCAAAAGAAAGACAAAAAAATACTTTTGCGTATGGTCTCTCATCAAGTTGTTGCCGCAGACTCTCTTCCTGTAAGTGAGGCAGTAACAAACTCCAATTTTGAACCTGTTATTGCAACTTTTCCTATTAAGGCATTTAGTAAAGACTCTTTGAACATCGTAATTGACGTTACAGACTTGTTTTCTAAAGATGTAAAACCTTTAGGTTTTCCACAACGTAGAAGACAGCAATACAGAATTACACGTTTAGACGGCCAACTTTCATACATAGAAAGCATTAAATCATACCCAACAAATATTGAGTCTCGTACAGTAAAGACTTATTCGGCTGGTAATCCACCTTCAAATTCTAACACTGGAGCGATTACTTTAGAGATTAACAACTCAATGATTCTGTTACCTAAAGTACCTATGAAACGCAGAATGTTTGACCAGCGTGTTGGATGGTTTGCTAGAGGACAAGTTGATTACGGTTTAGATGCACAAGAAAGCAAAACCTTACGCTACTTAGATCGTTGGAGATTAGAAGTAAGAGATGAAGATATTGAGAAGTTTAAAAGAGGAGAATTAGTAGTCCCTAAAAAACAAATCGTTTATTATATAGACAGAGCAACTCCAGAACAATGGAGAAAGTATATCAAACAAGGTATTGAAGATTGGCAAGTTGCTTTTGAAGCAGCAGGCTTCAAAGACGCTATTATTGCTAAAGACCCTCCTACGAAAGAAGAAGACCCAGAATGGTCACCTGAAGATGCACGATACTCTGTAGTGCGTTATTTGGCATCACCAATACCAAATGCTAACGGACCTCACGTAAGTGATCCGCGTTCTGGAGAAATTCTTGAAAGTGATATTAACTGGTATCATAATGTCATGACCTTATTACGCAACTGGTATTTTGTACAAACTGCTGCCATTAATCCAGATGCAAGAAGCGTCGCTTTTAAAGATGAAGTTATGGGACGTTTAATACGTTTCGTATCTGCGCATGAAGTTGGACATACGCTAGGCCTACCTCATAACATGGGAAGTAGTGTTGCTTATCCAGTTGAAAAATTAAGAGATCCTGAATTCACTAGAATAAATGGAACCGCACCTTCAATTATGGACTATGCACGTTTTAATTACGTAGCTCAACCAGGTGACGAAGGCGTAGCTCTAATGCCTAATATTGGTATTTATGACAAGTATGCTATTAATTGGGGATACAGACCTATTTTAGACGCTGAGACTGCAGCAGATGAAAAGAAAACTTTAGATAGTTGGATTTTAGAGCATGCAGGTGACCCAATGTACAGGTTTGGAAGACAACAATTTGGTGTAATTGATCCTAGTTCTCAAACTGAAGACTTAGGAGATGATGCAGTTTTGGCATCAGAATACGGTATTAAAAACTTGAAACGCATAGTACCTAATTTAATAGAATGGACAGCTGAAGACGGTAAAAATTATGATGACTTAGAAACTATGTATGGCCAAGTTCTTGGACAATTTAATAGATATATGGGTCATGTTGCCTCTAATATCGGTGGAGTTTATGAGCATTATAAAACTTATGATCAAGAAGGTGCTGTCTATACTCATGTACCAAAAGATCATCAGAAAAAAGCAATGAAGTTTATTCAAGACCAATTGTTTTCAACACCATCATGGATGTTAGACACTAATATCTTTAATAAAATTGAAAGCGCTGGTAGCGTTGAGCGTGTAAGAGGTATTCAATCTAGAACTCTTAATAACATGTTAGATTTTGGAAGAATGGCTCGTATGCTGGAAAACGAAACAATCAATGGAAGTGATGCCTATGGCATGTACGATATGATGAAAGATTTACGTCGTGGACTGTTTAGTGAATTACGTACCGGCAAGAAAATTGATATATACAGACGTAATTTACAACGTGCATATATTGAGCGTATGGAATTTATTATGACAGAAGAGCAAAATATTCCTGCTGCATTTAGAAGATTCTTCGGAGGAACCTCTGTAAATGTGAGCCAATCAGATATTAGAGCTGTTGTTAGAGCAGAATTAAAATCATTACGTAGCTCATTAAGAGCGGCACGTGGTGGTGATGCTATGAGTAGAATTCATATTGCTGACGCCATAGAGCGCGTAAATAATATTTTAGATCCAAAGAATTAA
- a CDS encoding alpha/beta hydrolase, translated as MSSTPQNSIKRKFKTVFKVFLVLYIMIGASLYFLQEKLMFFPTTLPQDYEYEFAYPFQELFLQPEENVRINAIHFKAESPKGVILYFHGNAGDLSRWGKITEYFVAKNYDVLVMDYRTYGKSEGKLSEQALYNDAQYCYDYLLNQYAETDITLYGRSLGTGIANYLAAKNDPKQLILETPYYSILDVAQHRFSIFPIKSLLKYEFPSHDYIKKVTCPIVMFHGTDDQVVPFSSGEKLKNVAPIQSTILVTVEGGGHNNLIEFKAYTKFIDKLLK; from the coding sequence ATGTCATCCACTCCTCAAAACTCAATAAAAAGAAAGTTTAAAACAGTTTTTAAAGTTTTTTTAGTTCTCTATATCATGATAGGTGCCTCACTTTATTTTTTGCAGGAAAAACTGATGTTTTTCCCAACAACATTGCCTCAGGATTATGAATATGAGTTCGCTTATCCTTTTCAAGAATTATTTCTACAACCTGAAGAGAATGTGCGTATCAATGCCATTCATTTTAAAGCCGAATCACCTAAAGGTGTGATTTTGTATTTTCACGGCAATGCAGGTGATTTAAGTCGGTGGGGGAAAATTACAGAATATTTTGTGGCGAAAAACTACGATGTTTTAGTGATGGATTATCGTACTTATGGAAAGAGTGAAGGTAAGCTGAGTGAGCAAGCGCTTTATAATGATGCGCAGTATTGTTACGATTATTTGCTAAATCAGTATGCTGAAACTGACATCACCTTATATGGGAGATCTTTAGGAACAGGTATTGCTAATTATTTGGCAGCGAAAAATGACCCGAAACAACTCATTTTAGAAACGCCTTATTATAGTATACTGGATGTGGCCCAACATCGTTTTTCAATATTTCCAATAAAATCACTGCTTAAATACGAATTTCCATCGCATGACTATATCAAGAAAGTGACATGTCCAATTGTGATGTTTCATGGGACTGATGATCAAGTGGTTCCATTTAGTTCGGGGGAAAAGTTAAAAAATGTTGCCCCAATTCAAAGTACTATTTTAGTGACTGTTGAAGGTGGAGGCCATAATAATCTTATTGAATTTAAAGCTTATACCAAGTTTATTGATAAGCTTTTAAAGTAA
- a CDS encoding alpha/beta hydrolase: protein MPYWLSIVITVLAIYIAISIALYYLQDYVLFKPEKLPADFQFDYEHQVTKEYNLETRDGAVINGLRFYPKGESKGVVLYLKGNSKSIKGWGKFAVDFTRHGYNVVMVDYRGFGKSTGRRSQKAIKRDLQLVYNKLKEQTNEDRIILYGRSLGSGFAAKLASMNNPKMLILDAPYYSLTKVTARYMPFMPLSLLMKYPLPTYKWLRYARCPIHIIHGTNDKLIPYKSSVKLSKVNPNLTKIHTVIGGGHKNLNNFESYHSMLEDILHSKPKTIDLENTSINVIHSSKLNKKKV, encoded by the coding sequence ATGCCATATTGGTTGTCTATAGTAATTACGGTCCTTGCCATTTATATTGCAATTAGTATAGCATTATACTATTTGCAAGATTATGTCTTATTCAAACCTGAAAAGCTTCCTGCAGATTTTCAATTTGATTATGAGCATCAAGTCACAAAAGAATATAACCTTGAAACTCGTGATGGTGCTGTTATTAACGGATTGCGTTTTTACCCTAAAGGTGAAAGTAAAGGCGTTGTGTTGTATCTCAAAGGAAATTCTAAAAGCATAAAAGGTTGGGGTAAATTCGCTGTAGATTTCACTAGACATGGTTATAATGTGGTTATGGTTGATTATCGTGGCTTCGGAAAAAGTACAGGCAGGCGTTCGCAAAAAGCCATAAAACGAGACTTACAATTGGTGTATAATAAATTAAAGGAGCAAACCAATGAAGATCGTATTATTCTTTATGGAAGATCATTAGGTTCTGGTTTTGCGGCAAAACTAGCATCTATGAATAATCCAAAAATGCTTATTCTTGATGCACCTTATTATAGCCTGACTAAGGTCACCGCACGCTATATGCCATTTATGCCATTATCATTACTCATGAAATATCCATTGCCAACATATAAGTGGTTGCGATATGCACGTTGCCCAATACATATTATTCATGGTACAAATGACAAGTTGATCCCTTATAAATCAAGTGTTAAATTGTCTAAGGTCAATCCAAATCTTACTAAAATTCACACTGTTATAGGTGGTGGACATAAAAATCTCAATAATTTTGAATCCTATCACAGTATGTTAGAAGATATATTGCATAGCAAACCTAAAACTATTGATCTAGAAAATACAAGTATTAATGTCATCCACTCCTCAAAACTCAATAAAAAGAAAGTTTAA
- a CDS encoding GDYXXLXY domain-containing protein, whose amino-acid sequence MKTIYIYILFIILAIAQVAVPTQMILHRESILKTGKAYKFKTEPIDPADPFKGKYIFLNYDNERVKAQNENWQRHQEVYITIIEDSLGFAKPILASIDQPKTGPYVKAKVNYYSAHDKSLDFRYPFSEFYMNEHKAYDAELAYRDSQRDSVPNNTYALVFVKNGEAVLDNVFINDIPIATYVEKD is encoded by the coding sequence ATGAAAACCATATATATATATATCTTGTTTATCATTTTAGCTATCGCACAAGTAGCTGTTCCAACCCAAATGATTTTACATCGAGAGTCAATTTTAAAAACAGGAAAAGCATACAAGTTTAAAACAGAACCTATTGATCCTGCAGATCCTTTTAAAGGGAAGTATATTTTTCTGAATTATGATAATGAACGTGTTAAAGCGCAGAATGAAAATTGGCAACGACATCAAGAGGTTTACATTACCATAATCGAAGATAGTTTGGGGTTTGCAAAACCAATATTGGCAAGTATAGATCAGCCTAAAACAGGACCATATGTTAAGGCTAAAGTTAACTATTACTCTGCGCATGATAAGTCATTAGATTTTAGATATCCATTCAGTGAATTTTATATGAATGAGCATAAAGCTTATGATGCTGAACTAGCCTATCGTGATTCACAGCGCGATTCTGTACCAAACAACACCTATGCCTTGGTGTTTGTAAAAAATGGTGAAGCCGTTTTAGACAACGTTTTCATTAATGATATTCCTATTGCGACCTATGTAGAAAAAGACTAG
- a CDS encoding DUF2157 domain-containing protein, producing the protein MNSKIIKELPALIKHEVISKEVASKIEQYYQEQKIDTPNRLFTIFGVLGALLVGLGIILILAHNWDNFSRLIKTVFAFSPLVIGQILVSFSILKKKSKTWKEASGTFLFCAIGSSIALVSQIYNIPGNLGDYVLTWIVLSLPLVYLLKSNALAILNMILITFYAIELGYSFSGVENTPWLYLVLIVLLFPHYWQLLKHQNGANITSVFNWLFPLSITIVLGTFVNDISELGFLMYVLLFSLLYNLGKIPFFDEQKLRRNGYVIFGSLGLIIMLLIMSFDDFWFIEYFFLNAQENYVSAVLLVLNVFVVLHSYSKKWIKGFNLFQFVFIIFTAIYLLGLNVSFVGTILVNLIILALGITTIKIGADKFHFGILNYGLLIITALVTCRFFDTNMSFVIRGLLFVIIGVGFFLTNYFMLKKQKTNASSLKN; encoded by the coding sequence ATGAATTCTAAAATTATAAAGGAATTACCAGCTTTGATAAAACATGAAGTGATCTCTAAAGAGGTAGCTTCAAAAATAGAACAGTATTACCAAGAGCAAAAAATTGATACACCTAATCGTTTGTTTACGATATTTGGTGTATTAGGTGCTTTATTAGTGGGCTTGGGAATTATTCTAATTCTCGCTCATAATTGGGATAACTTCAGCAGACTAATAAAAACGGTGTTTGCATTTTCACCATTGGTTATTGGACAAATACTAGTGTCTTTTTCTATACTGAAAAAGAAGAGTAAAACATGGAAAGAAGCCTCGGGCACATTCTTATTTTGCGCCATAGGTTCGAGTATTGCATTGGTGAGTCAAATTTATAATATACCAGGAAACTTAGGTGATTATGTCTTAACATGGATTGTGCTGAGTTTGCCATTGGTGTATCTCCTCAAATCAAATGCCTTAGCTATTTTAAATATGATTCTCATAACCTTTTATGCTATAGAATTAGGGTATAGCTTTTCTGGTGTTGAGAATACTCCCTGGTTGTATCTTGTTTTGATAGTACTGCTGTTTCCGCATTATTGGCAACTGTTAAAGCATCAAAATGGCGCTAATATCACTTCTGTTTTTAATTGGCTCTTTCCTTTGAGCATTACAATTGTACTCGGAACCTTTGTTAATGATATCTCCGAGCTTGGATTTTTAATGTATGTATTGCTATTTAGTCTTCTTTATAACCTCGGAAAAATACCATTCTTTGACGAACAAAAATTAAGACGTAACGGGTATGTGATTTTTGGGTCTTTAGGACTTATAATTATGCTTCTTATTATGAGTTTTGATGACTTTTGGTTCATCGAGTATTTTTTCTTGAATGCTCAAGAAAACTATGTGTCTGCCGTTTTATTAGTTCTAAATGTATTTGTGGTACTCCATTCTTATTCTAAAAAGTGGATTAAAGGATTTAATCTCTTTCAATTTGTGTTTATCATTTTTACGGCTATATACCTGTTAGGGTTAAACGTATCATTTGTTGGAACCATATTGGTCAATCTGATCATCTTAGCATTGGGAATTACTACCATTAAAATTGGAGCTGATAAATTCCATTTTGGAATTTTAAATTACGGACTTCTCATCATTACAGCTTTGGTGACCTGCCGGTTTTTCGATACCAATATGAGTTTTGTGATTAGAGGATTATTGTTTGTTATAATAGGTGTTGGCTTTTTCCTCACCAATTATTTCATGCTTAAAAAACAGAAAACGAATGCGTCATCACTAAAAAACTAA
- a CDS encoding CPBP family intramembrane glutamic endopeptidase: protein MKTRLTSYLTNFSNISLTRPISDKVRVLEILGVVLTGAGKFIFMDYLNWRLPFVVVTILAWTGYVLYRYKKDHQVLKDWGFQRDNFREALKLMLPFSSISVIIFIIIGYLQGTLSASWHILPLLLTYPIWGTIQQFLTIGLVAGNLSTMKSITLKKTSVILITAILFSLVHYPSIWLLVGTFILALVYGFFYLKSKNLYVLGLLHGWLGALFYYTVVNQDPFADVFLNYLN from the coding sequence ATGAAAACAAGACTTACTTCATATCTAACTAACTTCTCAAACATTAGTTTAACACGACCTATTTCAGACAAAGTACGCGTCTTAGAAATTTTAGGAGTGGTTCTTACAGGTGCCGGGAAATTTATCTTTATGGATTATCTCAATTGGCGATTGCCTTTTGTTGTTGTTACTATTTTGGCTTGGACTGGTTATGTTTTATATCGTTATAAAAAGGACCATCAAGTCCTAAAAGATTGGGGGTTTCAAAGAGATAATTTTAGAGAGGCCTTAAAGCTGATGCTTCCTTTTTCTAGCATTTCAGTAATAATATTTATTATAATAGGCTATCTGCAGGGAACACTTAGTGCTTCGTGGCACATTCTGCCATTATTACTAACGTATCCTATATGGGGAACCATTCAACAATTTCTAACCATAGGATTGGTGGCAGGTAATCTCAGTACAATGAAATCCATTACCCTAAAGAAAACGAGCGTAATTTTAATTACTGCAATTCTCTTTTCACTGGTGCATTATCCTTCCATATGGTTGTTAGTTGGAACTTTTATACTAGCTTTAGTCTATGGATTTTTTTATCTCAAATCTAAAAACCTTTATGTGTTAGGCTTATTGCATGGTTGGTTGGGAGCTTTGTTTTATTATACCGTAGTAAATCAAGATCCGTTTGCAGATGTATTTCTAAACTATTTAAATTAA